Within uncultured Roseibium sp., the genomic segment ACTGGCTCTTGAACCCCATCTGCCTGGCAGCGGAGCGAATGGCCTGCCAGTTGCTGCCGCTGGAAATGTGGTCCTTCAATTCCTCAGTCAAAATCAGCAGCTCACAGACGATGGTCCGCCCCGAATAGCCAGTGTGGTTACAGGCCTTACAACCAACCGCAACCTTGTGACGGATCGGCGGATGTGCGCCCGCGTCGATGCCACGTCCGGCCGGTTGGTACTTATGGTCCGCCTCCTCACGACAGGCCGGACAGAGCTTACGCACCAGTCGTTGCGACATGATGCCGTTGATATGGGCACCGAGCAGATACCGTGGCACGCCCATATCGGCGAGACGGTTGATGGAAGATATCGCCCCGTCCGTATGCAGGGTTGAAAACACCTGGTGCCCGGTCATGGACGCACGCAAGGCGATCTGGGCCGTTTCGATATCCCGGATTTCGCCGATCATGATCGTATCCGGGTCTTGGCGGAGGATCGTTCTCAGGACGGTGGCGAAATCGAGCCCGAGATCGGTGTTCACATGCACCTGCATGACGCCATCCAGACGGTATTCCACCGGATCTTCGACGGAAATCACCTTGCGCCGGGTCCGGTCGATCTTGCCGAGCGCCGTATAAAGTGTCGTCGTCTTGCCGCTACCGGTTGGCCCCGTGACCAGAAACATGCCGCTTGGCCGCCGGATTAACCGCTCCAGTTGTGCCTGCGTATCGGCATCGAAGCCAAGCGCATCCCAATTCAGTTTCGATGCGTCCTGCACAAGAAGCCTCAGGACGATGCTTTCCCCGTCCACGGTCGGCAGGGAGGAAATACGCAGATCGATCTTCTGCCCGCCCGCAATCACGGACGAACGGCCGTCCTGGGGCAGCCGGCGTTCGGTGATGTCCATCTTGCCGAGGATTTTCAGACGCGAAATGATCGCCGGCTGAAGCTGATGATCGAAATGCCGAACCTCGATCAACTGACCGTCGATGCGATAGCGGACTGCCAGCCCCGCCGCATCCGGCTCTAGATGGATGTCGGACGCTCCCCGCTCGAAGGCATCGACGAACAGCGCATTCACCTGCTGTACCACCGGTCCTTCGTTGGCGAGTGCGCGCAGATGCTCGACATCGGAAGGAAGCGGACCGGCCGGACCGGCCGGACCGGAGAAGACGGCATTGTCGTTGTCCGGAACAGCTGTTTCCGAAGCAACTTGTCCAAGAAGCGATGCGATCTGCCGTGGCGTGGCGCAGACAGGCACGACCTTGCGATCAAGCATATAACCGATGGCGCTGAAGGCCTCACCGTTCAGCGGATCGTTGGTCGCGATCCAGACAGTCTCGTCATCCGCTCTTACGGGGACTATCTGATGGGTTTGCAGGAAGGAATGGGAAAGTACCTTAGCCAGTTCCAATTCCGGCACCGCATCATCTGCGCCGAGCGTTTCAAGGTCCAGCCACCGAGCCCAAAACGACACCAGTTTCTCTTGGGTCAGGATACCAAGTTCGGTCAGCACCGTCCGCAGAGGTGTGTGGGTATCCTGATGCGCCTGCCAGGCCCGTTCCGCACCCTTCTCGTCGACGAATTTCAGGCGCACCAACGCATCGCGCATGTTTTCGACGCTCGGTTGAGGAGAAATGTAAGAATCCACGCGATCCGCCTTGGACACAGGAAGTACAGCTAGTATTGATAAATTTATACAGGGCAGGATTGCAAAACGAAATGGCCATGGGGTCGGAAACTATTGCTCGTTCACCGGTGGTTCGTATGCTCGCGTCCGGCCTCGCATGGTGGCTGCGCGAACTTCGCCAGATTGGCAGAGACCTGTCCGCTTATCTACCGGACAAACGCCAAACGAAACCTGTCGTCTTGCTTGGCGCCGACGAAGCCGTGCCCAGCGGGAAGGATGCAAGTGACGCCGACGCCCTCACGACGGATCTGAGCGAGGAAGCCTGGGCTTCTCTGCACGCTAAACTCGCTGCCAACGGTCGGTCAGGCGAACCGGTCTCCTTGAGAATTGCCGATGCCTTGTGCCTGGTAAAACGGGACGACTATCCGCGTGTGCCGGATCACGACCTCAAAGCGATCGTCGACCTGGAAGTTGCCACCACAACGCCTTTCGGTCCTGCAAACGCCTTCTGGACCTGGCGCCGTCCCCTTGCTGGACCACCCCAGACACGAATTGAAACGGTCATCGTCAAGAAAGATCTGATCGATCGGATCGAGAGCCTGGCAGCAGCTTCCGGCCTCGACTTGCAGGAGATTTCTCCGGCGACGAGAGAGGACATGCCTCAGCGTCCCTTCAAAATCTACGAAACGGCCGCCACCAGGGCGAAGAAAATGTGGCGCAAGGTCAATCTGGTCCTTGCGGGCCTTCTCGTCGCGGGATGCGGTTTTGTTTACACCTGGACCTATCTTGAAAAGGCCGCAGCGCTTGACGCGATCGAAGCCGATATCCGCGCGAAGACCAAGGTCGCTAAAGCCCTGCGCCAGGAACAGACACGGCAGGAGGAAGTAGCCCAAGCCGCTGCCGAAATCGCCAAGCTGAAAAACGCGCAAACGTCAGTCGTTGAGGCTTGGGCCCACATCACTGGCTTACTGCCGAAATCCGCCTGGCTGTCGGAAATGACCCTCTCCAGGGACGACGGTACGCTGGTCGGCTTCACCACCAATGCAGCCTTTTTGATCGAACTTCTTGAACAGGATTCCGCTTTCAAGGATGTTCAATTCGCCACACCGGTGCGGATCGACCCGCTCAGCAAGGCCGAACGCTTCGATATCCGCTTCAAACGCGAGGGCGGCGGATGATGGGGGGAAAGCCACTATCGCCGCGTGGTCGCAGGCTCGCCGCCCTCGCCCTGCTTGGCCTGGGCTTATGGCTGGTCTGGGCTGGACTGGTATCGCCGCTGATTGCCGCGCAGGATGAGCTAAACGTCAGGATAGCCTCAGCACGCGGCCAATTGGGACGCCTGGAGACAATCATCGCCCGCACCCAAGCAAGCGCAGACATCGAGACAGCTGACACCGCAAACCGCACCTGGGCCGGAGCCAGCAAACCGGTGATCGCCGCCAAAGTGCAGAAACAGGTGCAAAGTCAAGCTACAAGCAGCGGCATCACCATCGTCACCGTCGCCCCGACCCAATCGGCCTTTGCCAAGGACATCGATACGGCCGGTCTTGTGGTCGAGGGTCACGGCGAGATCGCGGCCTTCGTTGACCTGTTCGCTGCCCTGGAACGGAACCGACCGATACTCTTTGTCGATCATCTGGTCCTGAGGCGCTATCAGGGCTCCACCGGGCCGAAACCCGGCGAGCGGTTGCCGCTGTCGGCTCGGTTCGAAATTCATGCGCCTTATCGGCCTGGTGGAAACAGCTGATGCCGGGACCCTATCTTCCGCCGATCTCGACGCTCCTCCTGCTTGCCGTTGTCGCAGCAGGCGGAACTGCAGCTGCATCTTTGATGGAACCAAAGGAACGGTCCGGTATTTCCGCGGTTAAGACGGCAAGTGCAAAAACCGATACCGCCCCAACGGACGTCGCCTCGCTTTGGGCCGGACCTCGCGCGGAGACCCGCAGAGAAATCCTGCAAGCTCCACTCTTTTCTGAGGATCGTAAGCTGCCCGAGCCATTCAAGGTTGTTCATCGGACGCCGACGCGCCCGCCGGCACCGGTGGCGCAGCATCAGGCCGTCGATTCGGCCAATGCTCCGCCCGGCGCTAATCCGCCACCGCAAAAGAAAGAAGCAAAATCCAATGCTGCAAGCAAATCGCTAATTCTGCCCAAACTGCGATTACTTGGCGTCCTAATCAGGGGCGATGAAGCCAGAGCGCTCCTAGCAGAGACGATGGAGGGTGCGGAGGAAGTTTGGATCGAGCGCGGTGAGAAGATCGCAGATTGGAAATTAATGATAGTGAGTCCCGGCTCAGTACGCCTTGAGGCAAGAAAAAAGATATTAATATTGGAACTTAATCCAGATGAATAAGCATTAAAGCTTTATAAACAAGTGATAAATAGATGAATTGAGTAGCACCTAGAATCGTAGACGCCTTCTTTCCTAAATCTGAGGTAATGAGGCTATGATGGGCACAAGCAATTTCAGTGACCAATTCAAACGTGACTCGATGGTGTCTGAAATGGAATTCAATCGCCTATCGAGGTCGAACTACAGCAAATAATGAACTCTAAAGGCATCTAGTAAACTCCGGGCTATTCAAGAACTAGGGTCTCAGGTCACTAAAACTAGGTTGAATTTCAAAGTCCCGTAAAAACCGCACATTTTCTTTTGAATACCTATCAATCACTTCTTTTAAATTGTTTGATAACAAAATTTGATTTGTTAAATGCATGTTTCTCACAATATCTTTGTCCCCTAAGCACCCCGGAAGAAAGCATAATTTCTTATAAAACAAAGCAATTTCATTTGGGACAATCCATTTTGTGATTTCTGACTCCGCGAGATCTAAACAAGGAACCTCTGTCAATGGCACCAGTGCCCAATGATTGAACGAAGCACCTGATGGATGGTATATTGTAACAGGAAAAAAAAATACGTCTGAATCAGGAACTATTTCTTCTATTGCCATCTTAAGCTGGCCACTGATTATGGGAGTATTCATAGAGAAAGGCAATACATGGTACTGACTCAACTCCCTCCAAGACCTTCCCTTCAATTCAAACGTAATATTACCGTCACTTGGATTTATTACCTTACACTCCATAAGCCTCACTAATTCTAGAGAGCTTTTTTTCCTATCGTACTCCAGCCAAAACCCGCATGAATCAAGTCCCTTTGCATCTATTGCTAATAACCATGGTTCATTGCTACTCATTTTTCATTAACTTTCCATATGGAGTTACTGGGAATATTGGCGAAATCAAAAGCGCCTAGTTATGATCCGGCTCTCTACTAGTACTACCATCTCCCGAACTTCCATCACCATTATCTTTATCGGTTTCACGACCTGGCCTGTCAATTCCTCTCGATTTATCATTTTTTTCTGCATTATTAAGTTCTATGGTACCATTATATAAGCCACTTCTAGTCTGTCCAAGCACTTCATTAACCAAGTCGCGGGCTTGCTGCGCATTAATTTGTCCCGCCCGATATGCTCGTTCGATATTAGCAATTGGTTCATTCACGAGTGCGTCATAAGCGGCGTTCTGCTTCCCTCGATGAACAGCCGCGGTACTATGTAGGTCTGAGCGACTGGGTAGTGGCTGTTTGTTATAGTCGGCTTCGATATCAAATCCGATTTCTTCTAAGAAAGATGCATGAGGGGTAGATCTCGGAACAACATGATGAACCTGCCATCCAGAACCTTTTAGGCTGGCTATCGACCCAACTCCTAATCCAATGCCAGGTGCACTGGGGCCAGGCGGAGGGTTATTGTCGCCCATTACACTACCTCTTGCTGGTGGAGCAGAGGTGGTTCTGGAACGCCTGTTTCTAGGTTTTAGACTTGGCTTCCTCGCTTCAAGCGTGATCGCTAAGCTTATTAGCGACCACCCTATTCGACCAATTCTGTAAGCTGCGTATGCAAGAGCAACACAATCACCAAAACCACAATTTCCACTCGGGTCTTTGTGTGCTATGGGGTTATTGAGGGCATACGCATACCTATTAGTGCCAACCCCAAGCATGCTCGGATCGAACCAATCCGGCGAGACGAAGCGGGCAAGGACCGGGTCGTAATACCGTGCATTGAGATAGGTCAGCCCGGTCTCCGGATCGTCCCGTTCTCCGATCCAGCCCTTGCTTTCGCGGGGAACCGTGAGCGACACCTGCACATCGGTGCGTTCGCCATAGGGGCGGAAGTGGTTCTCCGAGATCACAGTACCGGTGGCATCGGTCATCAACCGCACCGAGGACAGGTGATCCCGCTGCATCCAGTTGATCGTGGCGCCAACCTTGCGCACGTCGGAATAAGGATGCTTGATCCGGTCACCCGATGGGGTGATTTCCTCGTCGGCTCCGAGATAAAGCGTGGTGTCCCCGGCCGAGGTCTTCTTCAGCCGCTTGCCTTCCGGGCCGTAGACGAAGCTGGTGGTCTGGCCGAGCGCGGTGACGACAGTCGGCCGTTCCTGACCGTCATAGGTAATCGTGCGGCCACCACCTGAGGTCAGATTGCCGTTGGCGTCATAGGCATACGTGAGGCTGCCGGCCTGGGTCACCGCATGGGGACGGGCCGCGACCGGGCTCGGGTAGGTATAGCTGCCGACCTGCGAGTTGTAGGTCATGTTGTCGGCAGCGTCGTACTGGAACGTCTGGGTGTAGCTGGAACTGTCCAGGTTGGTGGCCGAGATCAGCCGGTAGGCTGTGTCGTAGCCATAGCTCCAGTTGCCGTTGGCCCGGTTGGAGGCGACGGTGGTGATCAGCCCCCTGTTGTTGCGGGTGTAGCTCTCGGTGAAGATCGTCCCGCCGGAGTTGCTCGACGTGATCGACAGCAGCCACTGCCGGTTAGGGTCGTAACTGCGGGTTTCCGTCACCCCGTTGGCATAGGTGGTCACCAGCGGCTCGAAGGTGGCGGTACGGGTGATATTGGTCACCAGACCCGGAATGCTCTTCAGGTTGCCGAATTCGTCGTACTGGTAGGTCTCCGTCGCCGACGGCAGCAGCTCGCCGTCGGAGAAGCTCCGGCGCAGCAGCTCGCCATGGGGGGCATAGGTGTAGCTGTGCTCGTAAGCTGTGCTGTCCACCGTCCAGCCCTGGCGGATGACATTGCCCTGGACGTCATAGTCCTTTTCCACCGTCGCGGCCGTATTGGCCACCGTGGTCAACCGGCCGATGTTATAGGCACCCGTCCGCGCCTGGTCGTAGCTGTAGGTGGTCACATCGGCGGCCAGAGCCACAGACGACTGCAGCACCAGCGTCACTGAGCACACCGTCGCAAGCGCCTTGCGCAGGAACCGGATTGTTCGCCGCCGTCTGTCCATTGCACTCGGTAACTGGTCCACTCTCAGAAACGCCCGGGATTGATGATCCTGCATGCCTGCCCCCGCAGTCTTAAATCCGTACCTAATGGAAGTGTTCACACATCAGCCTCATGGCCAGACGAAGCTCTTGTCCGACTGCCCCTTGTAGATCCGCATCACATTGGTCGACGGCCAGTAGAACGAGAGATCCGCATTGCTGTCGCCGTTGGTGTCCGACACCAGGACGTGCTCGGGATTGGAGTTGATGCCTCCTGTCGGGATCGGGTCGGCCACCTGGATAAAGCCGTTCGACGCTGTACCGAAGTAGAACCGGTTCGTTCCGGCTGTCAGCCAGTAGAACATCAGGTCGTCCCGACCGTCGCCGTTGTAGTCGCCAACCACGACCTTGTCTGGGTCGCCGTTGATCGCCGCGGTCGCGATCGGAGCCGAGACCCAGGTGAACGTGTTGTTCGTGTTGCCGAAGAAGAAGTGGTTCGTGCCGTCATGCGACCAGTTGAACATCAGGTCGTCACGGCCGTCGCCGTTGTAATCCCCGGCCCGAACTACCTCGGGATCGCTGTTGATGGTGGACGCTGCGATCAGAGAAGGCACCCAGGTAAACGACCCATCCGTGTTGCCGAAGAAGAAGTGGTTCGTACCATCGTGGGACCAGTTGAACATCAGGTCGTCGCGGCCGTCGCCGTTGTAGTCGCCAACCACGACCTGTTCCGGATCGCCGTTGATCGTGGTCGTCGCGATCGGAGCCGAGACCCAGGTGAACGTATTGTCCGCATTGCCGAAGAAGAAATGGTTCGTCCCGTCATGTGACCAATAGAACAACAGGTCGTCGCGGCCGTCGCCATTGTAGTCTCCAACCCGAACCACATCGGGATCACCGTTAATCGTGGATGCCGCGATCGGGTGCGACACTTCCGTAAAGCCATTGATCGACTTGCCGTAGTAGAACCGGTTGGTGCCGTCGTGAGCCCAATTGAGCATCAGGTCGTCGTTGCCGTCGCCGTTGAAGTCTCCGACCACAACCCGATCGGGATCGCTGTTAGCAGACGTTATCGGGATTGGATTGTACATCAGCGAGAAGCCGCCGTCGGCCCGGCTCAGGTAGACGCGGTTTTCCCCGACATGAGACCAGAGCCGGAAAAAGTCGCTCCGGCCATCGCCATTGAAGTCCCCGGTCGTCAGAACGGTCGCCGTTCCGATCGAGCCGACGCTCGGATCGTCCGGCCAGATGTAATCCGGATTGTTCAAGATGGCGGAGCAATCCGGGAACTGGAGTGCGTCCTTGTCGACGGACTTCTGGGTCATCCGGCCAAGGGCATCGTAGGTGTAGGAGATCTGGGCGCCGCTGGCGCTGCGGTGTTCCACCAGTCGGTTGGCATCGTCATAGGCCATCTGCTGGCAACCGAGATCCGGATCGATCAGCGACGTCTTGTTGCCATGTCGATCATAGCCGTAAGACCAGGCCGCCCCGTGCGGATCGGTGATCCCGATCATCCGCTTGAGCACATCGTAAGCAAAGCTGGTGCGCAGGAGTTCTGAGCCGTCATACCGGTCCCGGTAGACCTCGTTGCCGAAGGCGTCGAAGTGGCTCACCCGCTTGTTGCCCAGTTCGTCGATCGTCTCCACCGCCCGGAACGCATCGCCGCCGATGTAGTGGGTCGTGATCTCGGTTCCATTCGAATGATGGATCAATCTCTGCCGGTCGAGACCGTCATAACGATAGTCCGTCCAGTACACTGTATCGCCCTGTTTGAAGGGAAGTGTCTCGCGCAGCAGAACGCCCCGCGTGTCGTATTCCTTCAACACGCGCACCGAGCCGCTGAGCCCGCCGGCCAGTCCGGCCTGACGGGTCTCCACG encodes:
- a CDS encoding PilN domain-containing protein; this translates as MLASGLAWWLRELRQIGRDLSAYLPDKRQTKPVVLLGADEAVPSGKDASDADALTTDLSEEAWASLHAKLAANGRSGEPVSLRIADALCLVKRDDYPRVPDHDLKAIVDLEVATTTPFGPANAFWTWRRPLAGPPQTRIETVIVKKDLIDRIESLAAASGLDLQEISPATREDMPQRPFKIYETAATRAKKMWRKVNLVLAGLLVAGCGFVYTWTYLEKAAALDAIEADIRAKTKVAKALRQEQTRQEEVAQAAAEIAKLKNAQTSVVEAWAHITGLLPKSAWLSEMTLSRDDGTLVGFTTNAAFLIELLEQDSAFKDVQFATPVRIDPLSKAERFDIRFKREGGG
- a CDS encoding GspE/PulE family protein; translated protein: MDSYISPQPSVENMRDALVRLKFVDEKGAERAWQAHQDTHTPLRTVLTELGILTQEKLVSFWARWLDLETLGADDAVPELELAKVLSHSFLQTHQIVPVRADDETVWIATNDPLNGEAFSAIGYMLDRKVVPVCATPRQIASLLGQVASETAVPDNDNAVFSGPAGPAGPLPSDVEHLRALANEGPVVQQVNALFVDAFERGASDIHLEPDAAGLAVRYRIDGQLIEVRHFDHQLQPAIISRLKILGKMDITERRLPQDGRSSVIAGGQKIDLRISSLPTVDGESIVLRLLVQDASKLNWDALGFDADTQAQLERLIRRPSGMFLVTGPTGSGKTTTLYTALGKIDRTRRKVISVEDPVEYRLDGVMQVHVNTDLGLDFATVLRTILRQDPDTIMIGEIRDIETAQIALRASMTGHQVFSTLHTDGAISSINRLADMGVPRYLLGAHINGIMSQRLVRKLCPACREEADHKYQPAGRGIDAGAHPPIRHKVAVGCKACNHTGYSGRTIVCELLILTEELKDHISSGSNWQAIRSAARQMGFKSQFETGLQLIADGVTTVDEVMSLIGPV
- the gspM gene encoding type II secretion system protein GspM; this translates as MMGGKPLSPRGRRLAALALLGLGLWLVWAGLVSPLIAAQDELNVRIASARGQLGRLETIIARTQASADIETADTANRTWAGASKPVIAAKVQKQVQSQATSSGITIVTVAPTQSAFAKDIDTAGLVVEGHGEIAAFVDLFAALERNRPILFVDHLVLRRYQGSTGPKPGERLPLSARFEIHAPYRPGGNS
- a CDS encoding RHS repeat-associated core domain-containing protein produces the protein MQDHQSRAFLRVDQLPSAMDRRRRTIRFLRKALATVCSVTLVLQSSVALAADVTTYSYDQARTGAYNIGRLTTVANTAATVEKDYDVQGNVIRQGWTVDSTAYEHSYTYAPHGELLRRSFSDGELLPSATETYQYDEFGNLKSIPGLVTNITRTATFEPLVTTYANGVTETRSYDPNRQWLLSITSSNSGGTIFTESYTRNNRGLITTVASNRANGNWSYGYDTAYRLISATNLDSSSYTQTFQYDAADNMTYNSQVGSYTYPSPVAARPHAVTQAGSLTYAYDANGNLTSGGGRTITYDGQERPTVVTALGQTTSFVYGPEGKRLKKTSAGDTTLYLGADEEITPSGDRIKHPYSDVRKVGATINWMQRDHLSSVRLMTDATGTVISENHFRPYGERTDVQVSLTVPRESKGWIGERDDPETGLTYLNARYYDPVLARFVSPDWFDPSMLGVGTNRYAYALNNPIAHKDPSGNCGFGDCVALAYAAYRIGRIGWSLISLAITLEARKPSLKPRNRRSRTTSAPPARGSVMGDNNPPPGPSAPGIGLGVGSIASLKGSGWQVHHVVPRSTPHASFLEEIGFDIEADYNKQPLPSRSDLHSTAAVHRGKQNAAYDALVNEPIANIERAYRAGQINAQQARDLVNEVLGQTRSGLYNGTIELNNAEKNDKSRGIDRPGRETDKDNGDGSSGDGSTSREPDHN
- a CDS encoding DUF1629 domain-containing protein, with the protein product MSSNEPWLLAIDAKGLDSCGFWLEYDRKKSSLELVRLMECKVINPSDGNITFELKGRSWRELSQYHVLPFSMNTPIISGQLKMAIEEIVPDSDVFFFPVTIYHPSGASFNHWALVPLTEVPCLDLAESEITKWIVPNEIALFYKKLCFLPGCLGDKDIVRNMHLTNQILLSNNLKEVIDRYSKENVRFLRDFEIQPSFSDLRP